A window of the Hippoglossus stenolepis isolate QCI-W04-F060 chromosome 8, HSTE1.2, whole genome shotgun sequence genome harbors these coding sequences:
- the LOC124852261 gene encoding G-protein coupled receptor family C group 6 member A-like: protein MAWVVLVIYFHITVFLFIMDTGHATENYTRRMEATAAGDIIIAGIFPIHEDVHKKNNSFIPQQPSCLRFDERRLILALAMINAIEVMNKSPLLKVVNVTLGYLIVDSCSDPSTALRLTGDFMQRDNCYTESNTSACGQPVMAVIGASYSEVSIAIARQLTLQMIPQEHTHASTILSVEMVVSAITQTVASVCRSRDCKTPGTMQPWELLKPLLLQEFKFRVKTYKFDGSGDINLGYDLKMWCSDGGNNHITEVVAEYNLNTNNFTYTNVSTQHLQDLKDIISKCSNSCVPGEFKKTAKGQHTCCYECINCTANYYSNKTDMDQCLSCNISREWSAEGSSSCTPKVVLFFSWQDRFAVVLLIFSALGIILAVMVSALFLHQRDTPVVKAAGGPLSQVILFSLVISYISAVLFVGRPNSFQCKARQVLFGISFTLCVSCILIKTLQILLAFQFNPALQEVLRRLFKPYVMASLCVALQVIICICWLVLKSPFHQIVMQPTTLLEECHEGSYLAFGVMLGYIAFLAFVCFICAFKGRKLPQFYNEAKFITFSMLLYLISWMLFVPVYVTTSGVYLSAVEMVVILMSNYGILSCHFLPKCYVIIFRKEQNTTSAFRNNVYQYSSKTSDSISVSGSSVSEKQSIGRDFICALPPSLPAAGYLEYGVVTKGTSCTSLHRGPATQHFLRRSSI from the exons gtttgacGAAAGACGCCTGATTTTGGCTCTGGCTATGATCAATGCTATCGAGGTCATGAATAAGTCCCCTCTGCTCAAGGTTGTGAACGTCACTCTGGGTTACCTAATCGTGGACTCTTGCAGTGATCCCAGCACAGCTCTGAGGCTCACAGGAGACTTCATGCAGCGGGACAACTGCTACACAGAGAGCAACACCTCTGCCTGTGGACAGCCAGTCATGGCTGTTATAGGTGCCTCTTACTCTGAAGTATCCATTGCCATCGCCAGGCAACTGACACTCCAGATGATTCCTCAA GAACACACTCATGCCTCCACTATCCTTAGTGTTGAGATGGTTGTCAGCGCCATTACTCAGACTGtggcttctgtctgcaggagcagAGACTGCAAAACACCAGGCACAATGCAACCCTGGGAG ctgctgaaaccTCTGTTATTGCAAGAGTTTAAATTTCGAGTAAAAACATATAAGTTTGACGGCAGCGGTGACATCAACCTGGGCTACGACCTGAAAATGTGGTGCTCAGATGGAGGAAATAATCATATCACTGAGGTTGTGGCTGAATACAACCTAAACACCAACAACTTCACTTACACCAATGTGAGCACCCAGCACCTCCAGGACCTGAAG GACATCATCTCCAAGTGCTCCAATAGCTGCGTCCCTGGAGAGTTCAAAAAAACCGCCAAAGGTCAACACACCTGTTGTTATGAGTGCATCAACTGTACTGCGAACTACTACTCGAATAAAACAG ATATGGATCAGTGTCTGAGCTGTAACATAAGCAGAGAGTGGTCAGCAGAGGGCAGCTCCAGCTGCACCCCCAAAGTCgtgctcttcttctcctggcAGGACAGATTTGCTGTGGTGCTCCTGATCTTTTCTGCCCTGGGTATCATCCTGGCTGTGATGGTGTCAGCTCTGTTTTTACATCAGCGCGACACTCCTGTAGTGAAGGCTGCCGGAGGGCCACTGAGCCAGGTCATCCTATTCTCTCTGGTCATCAGTTACATCAGCGCCGTGCTGTTTGTCGGTCGGCCCAACAGTTTCCAGTGTAAGGCTCGACAGGTGCTCTTCGGTATCAGCTTCACTCTGTGCGTCTCCTGCATCCTGATCAAGACCCTGCAGATCCTGCTGGCCTTCCAGTTCAACCCTGCACTGCAGGAGGTTCTGCGGAGGCTCTTCAAGCCTTACGTCATGGCCAGCCTCTGTGTGGCCTTGCAGGTGATTATTTGTATCTGCTGGCTAGTCCTCAAGAGCCCATTTCATCAAATCGTCATGCAACCAACCACTTTGCTGGAGGAGTGTCACGAGGGCTCATATTTGGCCTTCGGGGTGATGTTGGGCTACATAGCTTTCCTagcatttgtgtgtttcatctgtgCCTTCAAAGGCCGCAAACTTCCCCAGTTCTACAATGAGGCAAAGTTCATCACCTTCAGTATGCTGCTCTACCTTATCTCCTGGATGCTCTTTGTTCCTGTCTACGTTACCACCTCAGGAGTTTACCTTTCGGCTGTGGAGATGGTGGTCATTCTCATGTCCAACTATGGCATCCTCAGCTGCCATTTCTTACCAAAGTGCTACGTTATCATTTTCAGGAAGGAACAAAACACCACGAGTGCTTTCAGAAACAATGTGTATCAATATTCCAGCAAAACCTCTGATTCTATCTCCGTATCTGGGAGTTCAGTGTCAGAGAAACAGTCTATCGGTCGGGACTTCATCTGTGCTCTGCCACCCTCTCTACCTGCAGCTGGTTACCTCGAATATGGAGTCGTGACAAAGGGAACGAGCTGCACAAGTTTACACAGAGGTCCAGCAACACAACACTTCCTCAGAAGAAGCAGCATATAA